The genome window AACTCGTAGCGCTCACCTTCACCATAGGCGCGCTGGCGGGCTTCGTCTGGCTGGCGGCGAACACGTCCGCGCGGCGCGGCCTCGGCGCGCTTGGCTGGAAGCCGGTCGCGCTCGGCGTGGCGGCGTTCTTCGTCGATCATTTCGCGTTCTTCCTCGCGATGCAGAACGCGCCCGCCGTGGAAGCAAGCCTCGTCAATTATCTCTGGCCGGTGCTGATCGTGATGTTTTCCACGATGCTGCCCGCGCGCGCTACAGCGGGAAAGCTGACGGTTTGGCATATCTCCGGCGTGTCGATGGCGTTCGCCGGGGCCGCGCTCGCAATCACCGGCGGCGCGGCGCTGTCGCTTGGCGGCAACGCGTTCGGCTATGCGATGGCCGTGACGGCTGCGCTGACATGGTCGAGCTATTCGGTACTGACGCGGCTGTTTCGCGGCGTGCCGAGCGCGGCCGTTTCGGTCTATTGCCTTGGCACGGCGGTGCTGGCGTGGGGTGCGCATCTGGCGCTCGAAGACTTCGTGATGCCTGCGCCGGGCATGCAGCTTTTCGCGATCCTGGCGCTCGGCGCAGGGCCGATCGGCCTTGCCTTCTATGTGTGGGACTACGGCTGCAAGCACGGCGACCTGCGCACGCTCGGCGTGCTCGCCTATTTCTCGCCGCTGCTGTCGACGGCTCTTTTGACCGCAACAGGGCTCGGCCCGTCGAAGCCCGCGCTCTGGGTGGCGGCGCTTCTCATCACCGGCGGCGCCATTCTGGCCAGCCGCGACGCGCTGCGGACGATGCGCGGAGTGCGGCGCGCCCCTGCATCGGTTTCAGCGATGGATTAAAGCAAGGCGGCAAGTTCGCCCGGTTTCACGTTCCATAGCAGCACGCTCCACGCGTCGCCTTCAAGTCGAAGCGCGCAGACATGGCCCGTCGCGACCTTGAGGCTGGCGTCCGTGGCGGCGGCCTCGAACGCGCCGGGCACGAGCTTGAGGAAGTAGCGCAGGACGCCGTTGCTCGTCACGAACAGCGCGGCGTCGCCTGCCCCGGCATTGCGCGTGGCTTCGTCGGCCAGCGCCGACGCCCTCGCGTCGATAGCGTAAGTGCATGGCAGCCATCCGGCGGAGATAGGCCAGACGCCGCGTTCGTTCCACGCCGCAAGCCCGGCCGCGCCACCGGAGGCCTCGATCTCTTCGGAGCTTTTCCCTTCCCAGTCGCCGTAGTCGATCTCGCGCAGGCGGTCGTCAATGTCCACAGGCGCGGACAAGCCAGCGGTCGCTGCGGCGATTTCCGCGTGCTCGCGCGTGCGTGCGAGCGGCCCGGCAGCGATGCGACGGATGCGCGGCGCGAAAGGCTTCAGAGCCTCGCCGAGCGCCGCCGCCTGCTCACGGCCTTTCGCGGTCAGCGGCAGATCGGTGCGCGCGCCCACCCAGACGGGCTTTTCGCCCGCCTCGAAGGTGTTGCCATGCCGAGCGAGAATAAGAAGCATCACGCATGCCCTCCGGACACGCCGCGACCGGCTTCGCCCGAATCGCGGAATTGTCGATCAATGCCAGGTGCCAGCCTGTCGTTGGGCCGCCAAAAACAGCCGCCAGCGCTTCAAACGTAGCAGGAGCTGCGCCTTACGAAAAGCGGGGAGCGGAAAAGTTGACTGCGGCCCGCCGCCCCGCCCGCAGGCGCCGTTCTTGCGAAAGCGCTGCGAGCGCGGTGAGCGACGCCTTCAGGTTTTCGCGGGAATGCGTGACGAGCTAGCGCAGCGTTGGCACGAGTTCGCCCTCGCGCGCGATGATCGCCTCGGCGACGGGCACATCGCCCGGCGCGTCGATGGAAGAATGCGTTCGGCCGCGATAGTCCACCACGGCGATGCGCACCGTCATGCCGTTTTCCAGCGCGCGGAGCTGCTCAAGCTGTTCGGTTTGTTCGAGCGGCGTCGGCGCGAGTGAGACATAGCGCGAGAGCGCGGCCTTGCGATAGCCGTACAGACCGATGTGCCGGTAAATCCCGCCGTGTCCTTCCGTGCGGATGTGCGGGATTACGGCCTTCGAGAAGTAGAGCGCGTTGCGGCGCAGGTTGAATGTGACCGTCGTGCCGGTGGCCGGACGCTCTTTCTTGTGGGCAAGGAATTCCTCCAGCGCCGGTCCCCGAAGGCGCACGGCGGGCGTCACGATTTCCGGCGTCGGGTCGATGATCATCTCGTCGATCATCGCTTCCAGCACCCAGGGCGGCGTTAACGGCGCATCGCCCTGAAGGTTCAGGATGATGTCCTCGCGGATATGCGCGCGACCGACCGCCTCGTGCACGCGCTCAGTGCCGTTCGCGCAGTCGGGTGAGGTGAGCGCAACCTCGGCGCCGAAGGCCAGCGCGTGCTCGCGGATGCGTTCGTCGTCGGTGGCGATGACCACGCGCGACGCCTGCTTCACGCTCGACGCTATGCGCCAGACGCGCTCAAGCATGGAGATGCCGGAAAGGAGGCACAGCGGTTTGCCGGGGAAACGCGTAGACGCGTATCGTGCCGGAATGACGATGGCGGCGGT of Rhodomicrobium vannielii ATCC 17100 contains these proteins:
- the kdsB gene encoding 3-deoxy-manno-octulosonate cytidylyltransferase, producing the protein MTAAIVIPARYASTRFPGKPLCLLSGISMLERVWRIASSVKQASRVVIATDDERIREHALAFGAEVALTSPDCANGTERVHEAVGRAHIREDIILNLQGDAPLTPPWVLEAMIDEMIIDPTPEIVTPAVRLRGPALEEFLAHKKERPATGTTVTFNLRRNALYFSKAVIPHIRTEGHGGIYRHIGLYGYRKAALSRYVSLAPTPLEQTEQLEQLRALENGMTVRIAVVDYRGRTHSSIDAPGDVPVAEAIIAREGELVPTLR
- a CDS encoding histidine phosphatase family protein; protein product: MLLILARHGNTFEAGEKPVWVGARTDLPLTAKGREQAAALGEALKPFAPRIRRIAAGPLARTREHAEIAAATAGLSAPVDIDDRLREIDYGDWEGKSSEEIEASGGAAGLAAWNERGVWPISAGWLPCTYAIDARASALADEATRNAGAGDAALFVTSNGVLRYFLKLVPGAFEAAATDASLKVATGHVCALRLEGDAWSVLLWNVKPGELAALL
- a CDS encoding EamA family transporter, encoding MPITSGGKATAIGVLAIPLWALLPTLTVLAGAIPPLELVALTFTIGALAGFVWLAANTSARRGLGALGWKPVALGVAAFFVDHFAFFLAMQNAPAVEASLVNYLWPVLIVMFSTMLPARATAGKLTVWHISGVSMAFAGAALAITGGAALSLGGNAFGYAMAVTAALTWSSYSVLTRLFRGVPSAAVSVYCLGTAVLAWGAHLALEDFVMPAPGMQLFAILALGAGPIGLAFYVWDYGCKHGDLRTLGVLAYFSPLLSTALLTATGLGPSKPALWVAALLITGGAILASRDALRTMRGVRRAPASVSAMD